A section of the Candidatus Tisiphia endosymbiont of Nedyus quadrimaculatus genome encodes:
- a CDS encoding RMD1 family protein, whose protein sequence is MNDLVINLNKIGLEPKHFDDVLYIQKEQVKNLDPIDVFFFPFGCVTIWGAEESQEKMILEDIVALQANQTDEIMSDFIYFDYDETTGKTFIDEEKNQIILADKSTFIKLSISHALAQSVKLSVLEKSVSNLIVKTTPIQQELASTGSVSLSKKEISQQIGILFNERYSINLHSDILDTPEFFWRRPSYEPLYLMTAEFQDIQIRQNILNHRLNMIHELYNILSNDLNYKHSTRLEWIIIILITIEVVLSLVHDKLFFKIIGYLLNKI, encoded by the coding sequence ATGAATGACTTAGTAATAAATCTCAATAAGATTGGTCTTGAACCTAAACACTTCGATGATGTACTATATATTCAAAAAGAACAAGTAAAAAACTTAGACCCTATAGATGTTTTCTTTTTCCCATTTGGCTGTGTTACTATATGGGGAGCTGAAGAAAGCCAAGAAAAAATGATTCTAGAAGACATAGTAGCTCTGCAAGCTAATCAAACTGACGAGATAATGTCTGACTTTATCTATTTTGATTATGATGAAACTACAGGTAAAACCTTTATAGATGAAGAAAAAAACCAAATCATTCTAGCAGATAAATCAACTTTTATAAAATTATCTATATCGCATGCTTTAGCTCAGTCAGTTAAGCTTAGTGTACTGGAAAAATCAGTAAGTAATTTAATTGTAAAAACAACACCGATTCAACAAGAGCTAGCCAGCACTGGCAGTGTATCACTTTCAAAAAAGGAAATATCTCAACAAATTGGCATATTATTTAACGAACGATATTCTATTAATTTACACAGCGATATACTAGATACTCCTGAATTTTTTTGGCGTCGTCCTAGTTATGAGCCTTTATACTTAATGACGGCAGAGTTTCAAGATATTCAAATTCGTCAGAATATTCTTAACCATCGACTGAACATGATTCATGAACTCTACAATATTTTGTCAAATGACTTAAACTATAAACACTCAACTAGACTTGAATGGATCATTATAATATTAATTACCATAGAAGTGGTACTATCCCTTGTTCACGATAAACTCTTTTTCAAAATAATTGGTTATCTTCTGAATAAAATTTAA
- a CDS encoding YgfZ/GcvT domain-containing protein: MHEILTNRAIIEVFGDDAMNFLHNLTTNDIKNNNYCYSYALSNQGRYLFDFFVLKLAATRFFIDINVNQSDLFKNHLVRYKLRAKIEVNDLTNIYQVIYSKQQLEFNGYKDPRYDQLGFRSIVSKDVPITAGTAGLYLQDKYNFAIVDGYEDLIFNRSIPVEYGCEELNAVSYTKGCYIGQEVISRTKYQGVVRKKIFKLSVNIDSINTGSSDIAKDDEIIANNIKIGTICSIYQNMAIALIREDDYYSLQNTAITVKNLPVSLVVPPWRYS; encoded by the coding sequence ATGCATGAAATATTAACAAATAGAGCAATTATTGAAGTTTTTGGTGATGATGCGATGAATTTCTTGCATAATTTGACAACTAATGATATAAAAAATAATAATTATTGTTATAGTTATGCTCTAAGTAATCAAGGAAGGTATTTATTTGATTTCTTTGTATTAAAACTAGCAGCAACAAGGTTTTTTATTGATATAAATGTTAATCAGTCTGATTTATTTAAAAATCACTTAGTGCGGTATAAATTACGTGCTAAAATTGAAGTGAACGACTTAACTAACATCTATCAGGTTATTTACTCAAAACAACAGTTGGAATTTAATGGATATAAAGACCCTCGTTATGATCAACTCGGTTTCCGTTCCATTGTTAGTAAAGATGTACCAATAACTGCAGGAACAGCAGGACTATACCTGCAAGATAAATATAATTTTGCCATAGTTGATGGGTATGAGGATCTAATTTTCAACAGATCCATTCCGGTCGAATATGGCTGTGAGGAATTAAACGCTGTAAGTTATACCAAAGGTTGCTATATTGGACAGGAAGTTATTTCAAGAACAAAATACCAAGGAGTAGTAAGGAAAAAAATATTTAAATTATCCGTTAACATAGATTCCATTAATACAGGCAGTTCAGATATAGCAAAAGATGATGAGATTATTGCCAATAATATAAAAATTGGTACAATATGTTCGATTTATCAGAACATGGCAATAGCTTTAATTAGAGAGGATGATTATTATTCATTACAAAATACAGCTATTACTGTAAAAAACTTACCTGTTTCTTTGGTTGTTCCACCTTGGCGTTATAGTTAA
- a CDS encoding chloramphenicol phosphotransferase CPT family protein, with protein sequence MSKIIFLNGCGSAGKTSIARAIQYLSKDSWLTFGIDTFISMTPLPCLSDDKPDVRYFSFVPGINDRGPTMRVEVGEKGEQLFGIMPDFTNLLAGRGNNIIIDEVLFDDVYLKSYIKVLKGYIVHFVGVFCDLSVMQEREILRCDRAIGLSNDQIDRVHAGSLREYDLTVDTTSRSPFEIAKQILTFVEENPAPQGFMTMHERLQL encoded by the coding sequence ATGAGTAAAATTATATTTTTAAATGGATGTGGTTCTGCTGGTAAAACATCTATCGCAAGAGCAATACAGTATTTAAGTAAGGATTCTTGGCTTACTTTTGGCATAGATACTTTTATTAGCATGACACCATTACCATGCTTATCTGATGATAAACCGGATGTTAGATACTTTTCCTTCGTTCCGGGGATAAATGACCGTGGCCCAACCATGCGTGTTGAGGTTGGAGAAAAAGGTGAACAACTCTTTGGTATCATGCCAGATTTTACTAATTTGCTTGCAGGTCGAGGAAACAATATCATTATCGATGAAGTCTTATTTGATGATGTTTACCTCAAATCTTACATAAAAGTCTTGAAAGGGTATATTGTCCATTTTGTCGGAGTTTTTTGTGATCTTTCAGTGATGCAAGAGCGAGAAATTTTACGCTGTGATCGTGCTATAGGTTTATCGAATGATCAAATAGATAGAGTCCATGCAGGTAGCCTGCGAGAATATGATTTAACAGTTGATACTACGAGCCGGTCACCTTTTGAGATTGCCAAGCAAATTCTGACTTTTGTAGAGGAAAATCCTGCCCCACAAGGTTTTATGACTATGCATGAGAGATTACAGTTATGA
- a CDS encoding histidine phosphatase family protein, with amino-acid sequence MTLPLKPFYFLRHGETDWNRHHIYMGSQDIPLNQTGENQAREASDILGEKDIKHIVTSPLMRAYRTAEIVNEKLKVDLTIVPELAECCWGEYEGQSVDDNIWKRWRDGNTHQGAEYVNDFDKRVLCALNSTLSFQEPVLIVAHGGVYYAIQRLLGWPIIHLKNCSAIFHSPPIGQSQSWSMCELS; translated from the coding sequence ATGACGCTTCCCTTAAAACCTTTTTATTTTTTACGTCATGGTGAAACAGATTGGAATAGACACCATATTTACATGGGTTCGCAGGATATTCCTCTCAATCAAACTGGAGAAAACCAAGCGAGGGAAGCCTCTGATATTCTTGGAGAAAAGGATATAAAGCATATTGTCACAAGCCCGCTTATGAGAGCATACAGGACTGCTGAGATCGTCAATGAAAAGCTAAAAGTTGATCTTACAATTGTCCCGGAGTTAGCAGAATGTTGTTGGGGTGAATATGAAGGTCAATCCGTTGATGATAATATTTGGAAGAGATGGCGAGATGGCAATACTCACCAAGGAGCAGAATATGTAAATGATTTTGACAAGAGAGTTTTGTGTGCTTTAAATAGTACGCTCAGCTTTCAAGAGCCAGTTTTAATTGTTGCACATGGTGGAGTTTATTATGCTATCCAAAGACTTTTAGGATGGCCAATTATACATCTTAAAAATTGTTCTGCTATTTTTCACAGTCCACCAATCGGACAAAGTCAATCATGGTCTATGTGTGAACTCAGTTAA
- a CDS encoding amino acid ABC transporter permease, with translation MFEQLLDFSSIYFIMQGMVVTLKYSIVSVLLGLIIGILLAICKVSKSCALRLFANFYTSVFRGTPLLIQLSIIYFGLPSVIGIKLGVFVAGSIAFSLNSGAYVSEIIRAGINSVDKGQIEAAKALAIPERLMMKDIILPQAIRNILPSLVNELINLIKESAIISMIGEMDLMRRAQLVSAEHLTFFTPMLIAGLCYYVMVIIISKLAKIIEKRLVIGVE, from the coding sequence ATGTTTGAGCAATTACTTGATTTTTCTTCTATATATTTTATTATGCAAGGGATGGTAGTAACACTGAAATACAGTATAGTTTCAGTGTTATTAGGATTGATTATTGGTATCTTACTAGCAATTTGTAAGGTAAGTAAAAGTTGTGCGTTAAGACTGTTTGCTAATTTCTATACATCTGTTTTTCGTGGTACTCCATTACTTATACAACTTAGCATAATTTATTTTGGTTTACCTAGTGTAATTGGTATTAAGCTTGGTGTCTTCGTTGCTGGTAGCATAGCTTTCTCATTAAACTCTGGGGCATATGTTTCGGAAATAATTAGAGCTGGAATTAATAGTGTTGATAAAGGGCAGATTGAGGCAGCTAAAGCATTAGCTATACCCGAGAGATTAATGATGAAAGATATTATCTTGCCTCAAGCCATAAGAAATATTTTACCTTCACTAGTTAATGAGCTTATTAATTTAATCAAAGAGTCGGCGATTATATCAATGATCGGTGAAATGGATTTAATGCGGAGAGCTCAGCTAGTATCGGCTGAACATCTTACTTTTTTTACTCCTATGTTAATAGCAGGACTTTGTTACTATGTTATGGTAATAATTATCAGTAAATTAGCTAAAATTATTGAAAAAAGACTAGTAATTGGAGTTGAGTAG
- a CDS encoding efflux RND transporter permease subunit gives MYLSEICIKRPVFATVLSLVVVILGAVFFTKLQIRAIPDISFPVITVYADYPGADALYMEKEITTRIEKALKTVKNLDTITSQSSTGSSHITLRFLSSADIETALNDVRSKISNISSFPQDMSMPYVDKMDADNSASLYLSISSDVYDDLQLTQIVQDSVKTILDKLETIGQVEIYGAKDYSMRIEPDPVKLYQHKMSVLEIESAIKKQNIYYPAGTIKTAARDFAVRLDGSLSKPEEFEKIILKVKDANILKLRDIAKIYLAPPDTEVIFRYNGKNSIALGLIKQSKANILDLSKEVRSSLDKIKKNLPKGITIDIAYDESIPVRASIRSVFFTIMEALVLVMVVIYLFLASVRITLIPFVTVPISLIGTFIVMYYLGFSINIFTLLAMILAIGLVVDDAIVMLENIFRYNEMGHSPIEAAFLASKEIAFAIVAMTITLVSVFLPIGFIDGFMGKLFIEFAWTLAFCVLFSGFVAITLTPMMASRMINKNDQPPLGFLVKFDQFIKLVQSKYLYYLDLALDHKKKFSLIIALSLVVLVVSFIFVKKVFIPQEDDGLLQVFFSGPQGSSIKQSEKIVAEAEKILSPHKDIAGYLTVIGWGGSNSAFAFVSLKDWKERSMSQEAIKNMLNKQFQQIAGMSIFVNDHPSLFSGNARNAVEFTLQTSLEYDELDQISQKFVNRMKKDPVFIDVGRDLNASMPTIDVIVNRDKAYLLGMSLENIGITLQYLLAGRKIGDFRMGNNLYDITMQYNLKYRNSTDHFSKILIPTNKPTNNLLPLSVVANMVETVSIKYYNHYNNSRSVTISSGLAPNQKITDAINSINTIADELLDSSTTTLEYIGEIKRMTESQGSLIVTFLFALLFIYLVLSAQFESFTDPILILIAVPFSITGGVLMLLICGNTLNMYSNIGLITLIGLITKNSIMIVEFANNLRDQGLSVREAVTRASSLRLRPILMTTLATIFGAMSLVISSGAGAAAQNSIGLVIVGGMSIGTLFTIFVIPVLYQSFKREYIQINELKH, from the coding sequence ATGTACTTAAGTGAAATATGTATAAAACGTCCAGTATTTGCAACAGTGTTGAGTCTAGTGGTTGTTATTTTAGGGGCGGTATTTTTTACTAAACTGCAAATTAGGGCTATTCCCGATATTTCTTTTCCTGTAATAACAGTATATGCAGATTACCCTGGGGCAGATGCTCTTTATATGGAGAAAGAGATAACAACTCGTATTGAAAAAGCACTAAAAACTGTCAAAAACCTTGATACTATCACTTCACAAAGCTCTACAGGTAGCAGCCATATTACTTTAAGGTTTCTATCATCGGCTGATATAGAAACAGCATTAAACGATGTTCGGTCTAAAATTTCTAATATAAGTTCCTTCCCCCAAGATATGAGCATGCCTTATGTTGATAAGATGGATGCAGATAATTCCGCTAGTTTGTATTTAAGTATCAGTAGTGATGTATATGATGATTTACAATTAACCCAAATTGTTCAAGATAGCGTAAAAACCATTTTAGACAAACTTGAAACAATAGGTCAGGTTGAGATATATGGTGCTAAAGATTACTCTATGCGTATAGAACCAGATCCGGTAAAATTATATCAACATAAAATGTCAGTGTTAGAAATTGAGAGTGCTATAAAAAAACAAAATATCTATTATCCAGCAGGAACTATTAAAACAGCTGCACGTGATTTTGCTGTAAGATTAGATGGTTCTTTAAGTAAACCGGAAGAGTTTGAAAAAATTATACTAAAAGTGAAAGATGCTAATATATTAAAGTTACGAGATATTGCTAAAATATATTTAGCCCCTCCAGATACTGAGGTAATTTTTAGATATAACGGAAAAAACTCGATAGCACTTGGTCTTATAAAACAATCGAAGGCAAACATACTTGATTTATCCAAAGAGGTTAGATCTTCACTAGATAAAATAAAAAAAAATCTACCTAAGGGTATAACAATTGATATAGCCTATGATGAATCAATTCCAGTTAGGGCTTCAATCAGATCAGTGTTCTTCACTATCATGGAAGCACTAGTTTTGGTTATGGTAGTAATATACCTGTTCTTGGCATCAGTAAGAATCACCCTCATACCATTTGTAACTGTTCCGATATCATTAATTGGTACGTTTATTGTTATGTATTATTTAGGATTTTCTATCAATATATTTACCCTTTTAGCAATGATATTAGCTATTGGCTTGGTAGTAGATGATGCAATAGTAATGTTAGAAAACATTTTTAGGTACAATGAGATGGGGCATTCTCCTATAGAAGCTGCCTTTCTTGCATCTAAGGAAATTGCTTTTGCCATTGTAGCGATGACTATAACACTTGTTTCAGTATTCTTACCAATAGGTTTTATTGATGGATTTATGGGCAAGTTATTCATTGAATTTGCTTGGACCTTAGCATTCTGCGTTTTATTTTCCGGTTTTGTGGCGATTACTTTAACGCCAATGATGGCAAGTCGAATGATTAACAAAAATGATCAACCTCCTTTAGGGTTTTTAGTTAAATTTGATCAGTTCATTAAATTAGTACAAAGCAAGTATTTGTACTATTTAGATCTTGCTCTTGATCATAAAAAGAAATTCTCACTTATTATTGCACTATCTTTAGTTGTACTAGTTGTTAGTTTTATCTTTGTCAAAAAAGTTTTTATTCCTCAGGAAGATGATGGTTTATTACAAGTTTTCTTCTCTGGTCCTCAAGGTTCTAGTATTAAACAATCAGAAAAAATAGTAGCAGAAGCTGAGAAAATACTTAGTCCTCATAAAGATATAGCAGGTTATTTGACAGTAATTGGCTGGGGAGGTAGTAACAGTGCTTTTGCCTTCGTATCTCTTAAAGATTGGAAGGAAAGGTCAATGTCACAAGAAGCTATAAAAAATATGCTTAATAAGCAATTTCAACAAATAGCTGGAATGTCGATTTTTGTTAATGATCATCCTTCGTTGTTTAGTGGTAATGCTAGAAATGCTGTCGAGTTTACTTTGCAAACCTCGCTTGAATATGACGAGTTAGATCAAATATCACAGAAATTCGTTAATAGAATGAAGAAAGATCCAGTTTTTATCGATGTGGGTAGAGATTTAAATGCTTCTATGCCGACAATTGACGTAATTGTTAACCGAGATAAAGCTTATCTGCTTGGTATGAGTTTAGAAAATATAGGGATAACATTGCAATATTTGCTGGCAGGAAGAAAAATTGGTGATTTCAGAATGGGCAATAATCTGTATGATATAACTATGCAATATAATTTAAAATACCGTAATAGTACCGATCATTTTAGTAAGATACTGATACCAACCAATAAACCAACTAATAATTTGCTGCCATTAAGTGTAGTCGCTAATATGGTTGAGACAGTGTCTATTAAGTATTATAACCACTATAATAATTCTAGATCGGTAACGATTTCGTCAGGTTTAGCTCCAAACCAAAAAATTACCGATGCCATAAATTCGATAAATACTATAGCTGATGAATTATTGGATAGTAGCACAACTACATTAGAATATATTGGAGAGATTAAAAGAATGACAGAATCGCAAGGTAGTCTTATTGTTACTTTCTTATTTGCTTTGTTGTTTATTTATTTAGTACTTTCAGCACAATTTGAAAGTTTTACTGATCCTATATTAATACTTATTGCTGTACCATTCTCAATTACTGGAGGGGTATTAATGCTCTTAATATGTGGTAATACGCTTAATATGTATAGTAATATTGGCTTGATCACTTTAATTGGTTTGATAACAAAAAATTCTATTATGATAGTAGAATTTGCTAATAACTTAAGAGACCAAGGACTAAGTGTTAGAGAAGCTGTAACTAGAGCCTCTAGCTTAAGACTTAGACCTATTCTAATGACTACTCTAGCAACCATTTTTGGGGCAATGTCATTAGTGATTAGTTCTGGAGCAGGAGCAGCCGCTCAAAATTCTATTGGTTTGGTAATAGTTGGAGGAATGAGTATAGGAACTCTTTTCACTATATTTGTTATTCCAGTTTTATATCAAAGTTTTAAAAGGGAATATATTCAAATAAATGAATTGAAGCATTAG
- the ruvC gene encoding crossover junction endodeoxyribonuclease RuvC — MIILGIDPSLAGMGWGVIDTDPLKYLDSGVIKTKSSEPMHKRLAFISSSLQKIIVQYKPAIVAMEETFVNMNSVSSLKLGYARGAVMSLIGGYDIAFQEFKPNVIKKSVVGYGHAEKNQVLQMIKLLLPGAIAISNFDQADALAVAYVCWAYTSKTPIIEL, encoded by the coding sequence TTGATTATACTAGGAATTGACCCATCTTTAGCTGGTATGGGATGGGGGGTAATCGATACCGATCCTCTGAAATATTTAGATAGTGGGGTTATAAAGACTAAATCAAGCGAACCAATGCATAAAAGGCTAGCTTTCATTAGCTCGTCCTTGCAAAAGATAATAGTACAATATAAACCTGCTATTGTTGCTATGGAGGAGACATTTGTTAATATGAATAGTGTTTCATCTTTAAAATTGGGATATGCTAGAGGAGCAGTCATGTCACTTATAGGAGGATATGATATTGCTTTTCAAGAATTTAAACCTAATGTTATCAAAAAATCGGTAGTGGGTTATGGTCATGCTGAAAAAAATCAGGTTCTGCAAATGATTAAACTTTTACTACCAGGAGCAATTGCAATCAGTAACTTTGATCAAGCAGATGCCCTTGCAGTGGCTTATGTTTGTTGGGCTTATACTTCAAAAACTCCCATAATTGAATTATAG
- a CDS encoding HU family DNA-binding protein: MNKGELVALMAEAGHSKSDAEKALTWVVDSVLKALSRGEDVNLVGFGSFHIQSRAAREGRNPKTGEKMHISAYKQPVFRAGKKMKEACNNS, encoded by the coding sequence ATGAATAAAGGAGAATTAGTAGCATTAATGGCTGAAGCAGGTCATTCAAAAAGTGATGCAGAGAAAGCCCTTACTTGGGTTGTAGACAGTGTACTTAAAGCACTTAGTCGTGGTGAGGATGTTAACCTAGTGGGGTTTGGTTCTTTCCATATACAAAGTAGAGCTGCACGTGAAGGTCGTAATCCAAAAACTGGTGAGAAAATGCATATTTCTGCCTATAAACAACCAGTATTTAGAGCCGGTAAGAAAATGAAGGAAGCCTGTAATAATTCGTAA
- a CDS encoding DNA polymerase III subunit delta' (catalyzes the DNA-template-directed extension of the 3'-end of a DNA strand; the delta' subunit seems to interact with the gamma subunit to transfer the beta subunit on the DNA), translating to MIKEYLECRFKQARLYNSWLIDVDDTAKALEDLLIFIESSLIVGKIQLTNHPDYRLVARDNSVTSGVKDISVDQIRDLQQFFYRTSSISKYRVAVIYQADLMNLNAANSCLKLLEDTPKDGFIFLITSRVAGIISTIRSRCAKINIKSQNRLVGSDIYVKFTTYIANYANPKVRLDLIEEFTSKNKELWGDFACSMLYLVNRITKKSLNINIEFNELENKIFNQLRSNSPDYLITKFANIKRIINNTIDYDLDLRANTIALIEELW from the coding sequence ATGATCAAAGAATATCTTGAATGTAGATTCAAACAGGCCAGGCTTTATAATAGTTGGCTGATTGATGTTGATGATACTGCAAAAGCTTTAGAAGATTTGCTTATATTTATAGAAAGCAGTTTGATTGTAGGTAAAATTCAATTAACAAATCATCCAGATTATCGGTTAGTAGCTAGGGATAATTCTGTGACGAGCGGTGTCAAAGACATATCTGTTGACCAAATTAGAGATTTACAGCAATTTTTTTATAGAACATCATCAATCTCTAAATATAGAGTAGCTGTTATTTATCAAGCAGATCTAATGAATCTCAATGCAGCAAATTCCTGTCTTAAACTTTTAGAAGATACGCCAAAGGATGGTTTTATTTTCTTGATTACCTCAAGGGTTGCCGGAATAATAAGTACTATAAGATCTAGATGTGCTAAAATTAACATAAAATCACAAAATCGCTTAGTGGGAAGCGATATATATGTTAAATTTACGACGTATATTGCTAACTATGCAAATCCTAAAGTGAGGTTAGATCTTATCGAAGAGTTTACTAGTAAAAACAAGGAATTATGGGGAGATTTTGCTTGTAGCATGCTATATCTAGTTAATAGAATTACTAAAAAATCTCTCAATATCAATATTGAATTCAATGAATTAGAGAATAAAATATTTAATCAATTGCGTTCTAATTCCCCTGATTATTTGATAACAAAATTTGCAAATATCAAGCGAATAATAAATAACACCATAGATTATGACCTAGATCTAAGGGCTAATACCATAGCATTAATAGAAGAGTTATGGTAA
- the istB gene encoding IS21-like element helper ATPase IstB, whose product MNNVYQESTREDIINVMRKLKFTGMLESYDEIISDAIRRKEASNYILHNLLKSELTTRTLRSIQSRISAAKFPEKKDIDNFIFIDTPINQEQIMHLYSCEFIKTSRNIILVGGTGSGKTHLAIALSTKAVRKGYKSRFFNLVDLANQLEYEKNSAQVGKLAASLQKIDVLVLDELGYLPFSKNGGQLIFHLLSKIHSNTSIIITTNLIFSEWSQIFGCNKMTSALLDRVCHNCDIIETGNESYRMKKKQ is encoded by the coding sequence ATGAACAATGTATATCAAGAATCTACTAGAGAAGATATTATAAATGTTATGAGAAAGCTAAAATTTACAGGGATGCTTGAGTCTTATGATGAAATTATATCTGATGCCATAAGGCGTAAAGAAGCCTCGAATTATATTTTACATAATTTATTAAAATCTGAACTAACAACACGAACTCTTAGGTCTATTCAAAGTAGGATTAGCGCAGCAAAGTTTCCTGAGAAAAAAGATATAGATAATTTCATATTTATCGATACCCCAATAAACCAAGAACAAATTATGCATCTATATAGTTGCGAGTTTATTAAAACATCTAGAAATATAATCCTAGTTGGTGGTACTGGTAGCGGTAAAACTCACCTAGCTATTGCATTAAGTACAAAAGCAGTACGAAAAGGTTATAAATCAAGATTTTTTAATCTTGTAGATCTTGCTAATCAATTAGAATATGAAAAGAACTCTGCTCAGGTAGGAAAACTAGCAGCTTCCTTGCAAAAAATAGATGTACTAGTCCTAGATGAGCTTGGTTATCTACCATTTTCTAAGAATGGCGGTCAACTTATCTTTCATCTATTATCTAAAATACATTCCAACACTTCAATTATTATTACTACTAATCTTATATTCTCAGAATGGTCACAAATATTTGGTTGTAATAAAATGACTTCAGCGCTACTTGATAGAGTTTGTCATAATTGTGATATCATTGAAACGGGAAATGAAAGTTATCGTATGAAAAAAAAACAATAG
- the istA gene encoding IS21 family transposase, translated as MESKRKILGRYRRGEGIRSISRELNISRNTVRSIIRTQGEIKSDYIRIIQPIPKLGKYIESLERMLRDNKNSKPKKTGKALFEELKIYGYQGSYSAVSRYINTWNDRNFEINIKACVPLSFAPGEAYQFDWSSEQVILAGEIINVKVAYFVLCYSRKKFIYIYPTEAQEMVFDAHVRAFTFFGGSPTKGIYDNMKTAVSKVLKGSNNREWNPKFEKLCAHYLIEPIACSPARGNEKGRVERQVQIDREQFFTPMPKALTLQELNDILTSRLVTYNSSHKHPEYKDKTIDEAYQLERNFLVSVPVLFNGCKEIDIKVSITCLARYESNNYSVHCSCAGKIVQCKIYAEHLVFIYNGQEVGRHKRKFTKGETCYDVNHYLPILRYKPGALRNGEPFLNMNLPEELIEVRRRLESSPAGTRDFAHILSYIAMESIEAVVSACTQALKIGTVSKEVILNIILRNKDELKVTEPSNYQEYHTLKHIPKANCEIYDNFLKLGGK; from the coding sequence ATGGAAAGTAAGAGAAAGATATTAGGACGTTATCGTCGTGGAGAAGGTATACGTTCAATAAGTAGAGAATTAAATATATCACGTAATACAGTTAGAAGTATCATTCGTACGCAAGGAGAGATTAAATCTGATTATATACGAATAATTCAACCTATACCTAAACTCGGGAAATATATTGAGAGTCTTGAGAGGATGTTGCGGGATAATAAGAATTCAAAGCCTAAAAAAACAGGGAAAGCTTTATTTGAGGAGTTAAAGATTTATGGGTATCAAGGCAGTTACTCTGCTGTTAGTCGTTATATTAACACTTGGAATGATAGAAATTTTGAGATTAATATAAAAGCTTGCGTACCTTTATCCTTTGCTCCTGGGGAAGCTTACCAATTTGACTGGAGTAGTGAGCAAGTAATATTAGCTGGAGAAATAATAAATGTTAAAGTAGCTTACTTTGTTTTGTGTTATAGCCGTAAAAAATTTATCTATATTTATCCTACTGAAGCTCAAGAGATGGTATTTGATGCACATGTTAGAGCCTTTACTTTTTTTGGTGGTAGTCCAACTAAAGGGATTTATGATAATATGAAGACTGCTGTCAGTAAGGTTTTAAAAGGCTCTAATAATAGAGAATGGAATCCAAAGTTTGAAAAGCTCTGCGCACATTATCTCATTGAACCGATAGCATGTTCTCCAGCTCGAGGTAATGAAAAAGGTAGGGTTGAGCGACAAGTACAGATTGACCGGGAACAGTTCTTTACTCCTATGCCAAAAGCTTTAACCTTGCAAGAATTAAACGATATATTAACCAGCAGATTAGTTACTTATAATAGCTCTCATAAACACCCCGAATATAAAGATAAGACTATAGATGAAGCATATCAACTAGAACGTAATTTTTTAGTATCCGTGCCTGTATTATTTAACGGTTGCAAAGAAATAGATATCAAGGTTTCTATTACTTGTTTGGCTAGATATGAAAGCAATAATTATAGCGTTCACTGTAGTTGTGCTGGGAAAATAGTACAATGTAAGATATATGCTGAACATCTAGTATTTATTTATAATGGTCAAGAGGTAGGTCGTCATAAACGGAAATTTACTAAGGGAGAAACTTGTTATGACGTCAATCATTATCTGCCAATATTAAGGTATAAACCCGGAGCATTAAGAAATGGTGAACCATTCCTTAATATGAATTTACCAGAAGAGCTCATAGAAGTTAGAAGACGTCTTGAGAGCAGCCCAGCAGGTACAAGAGATTTTGCTCATATATTATCGTATATAGCAATGGAATCCATAGAAGCAGTAGTATCAGCATGCACCCAAGCACTAAAAATAGGAACTGTTAGTAAGGAGGTAATTTTAAATATTATATTACGTAATAAAGATGAGTTAAAAGTAACAGAGCCAAGTAATTACCAAGAATATCATACTTTAAAACATATCCCGAAAGCTAATTGTGAGATATACGATAATTTTCTCAAGTTAGGAGGTAAGTAA